The genomic DNA TAAGAATGTCACTATCCTTTGGATGCAAGCAGCATGAAACATGTATACCTACCCTGTTCTTGTATTGCAGGTATATATGTATTCCAGAATCGACTGTTAATAATTACTCACTGCTTCTTATAAagtaaagaaagaaagaaagaaagaaagaaagaaagaaagaaagaaaagggtaAAAGAAGCTGCTCCTCGATTAACTGACCAACCCCAACCCAGAAGGCAAGCAGATCGAGCGCCAGGCGGCACTCAGGGCAGGTAGTACGTGAGGGCGTAGGCGACGGTGGATCCGTAGAAGAGCAGCCCGCCGACGACGAGCCCCGAGAGCGCGAAGGTGgcgccgacggcgagcgggaTGCCGCAGGAGACGAGGCCGAACTTGAGCTGGATGGCGTCCACCATGGAGAGCAGCAGGAAGAAGGTGCCCATGATGGAGCACCCTGCCGCCAGCAGCATCATCGGCTGCGCGATCCTgagcacggcgcggcggcgctcccgcggcCCTGAGGCGCGCCACGCCGGCATCTCCTCGCAGTCGTCGGACGGCGGGGGCttctgctcgccgtcgccgtagaactcgtcggcggcgaggagcgtgACGGCGAGCTTCATCCCCTGCGCGACGAGGCTGGAGAGGAGGTAGAAGCCGAAGGAGAGGATCTCGAAGAGGAAGAAGTTGCGCGCGatgtcgtcgccggcgacgcacGCGGGCGGGATGGTGGCGGAGGGCGTGATGGTGCCCGTGATGCCGATGAAGACGGCCACCGTTAAGAAGGTGTTGGCCGACACGATGCCCTCCAGCGCCTTCACGGGCACGTCCGGGTTGCGCCGCCGCAGCGTCGGCattgctgctggctgctgctctgCTCCCGGCGGCCGGCTTGTTGCCCACTAGCTCTCTGGCCCAATTTCCGGGCCGCCCTGTATGAGCATGCCTACTAGTATGCCGCTACTGttagtgagtgagtgagtgatgGGGCTGACAAGTTTCTTGTCAATGATGATGGAGAAAGGTTGTTAAGGAACAATCATGTTCTGGGGTAGGTTAACTACTCTGTTTTGTTTAAGTATTTCCGTACTAGACTTAAACTTTTGAGGATCATGTGGGCATGTGTTTGTACAGGGGTTTTACGGTTATACCTGAATTAGTAGAGTTTTTAATTTTCTTTagatatatctagatgcatatcaAATGTTATGTATCTATAAAAACTAAAAtgatctataatttgaaacataTGAAGTACTAAAATGTCAAGCTCGTCCAACACAAATCAGGCATGTTGTGGCCATGAACCACAATAATCTCTATATAATTCAGAGAATTGAAGGCTGCTCCACTAGTAGCAATGCAACTTCCCTAGACTAGTTGATGGACGCCCACACGTTTGCATTTCTTAAAATTGCCGTAGTCAATGACTGAACAAACCTAAAAGATGAAAACCACAAGGTTTCCCAAGACGGTGTCGACATGTCAgatcaaccaaatcaaacccGATCATCGACCGCAGTCCTATTAATCCATACCATTAACAATAATAATGCCTCGCATAATGTGTGCACTGGTGGAACAATACTTGATCCGTACTTAAAGCTGCTGCCCGGAACGTGCGAGTAGTAGCTAGCTTTCGGGTGCGGCAAGCCTGAAAGGCGCGGCGCGGATGATCCAGGATCAGGTTATTCATCAGGACCAGTCCCGGGAAACGGTGCACGGATGGATGTGGTCCCATCCAGATTCTGATAGCTGCGTGCCACTGCCAACAACCGGTGGTTGGCGACTAGTGATTTCTGTCCATGGCGTATGGGTTGTCCATTAGCAATCCACCGGATAGGGGAACTATCATTGGAGGGATACTTGTGAACAGGATAAACTATGAATCAAGATTGGTCCCTCCAAAATACCTACAACGCAGATGCTTGAAGAGATCTTTATTTACTGGGGGAAGAACATTCTTTTTACAACAAAGGATTGATGTGTGGTACACTAAAAAAATGGGTATTTGCCCTTAATTGTGGCACAATAATAGGCAACATCTGAGGCAATAATCTCCCTTGTTTGTATACTCAATCAATTGTCAACAAACAAATACTAACATATTATTATATGCTTATATTATCTCCCGAGTCTCCATGTCATAACAGAATAGGCCAAAATATATTATTCCTGCCCCGTATAGTATAAAGAGGATTTTTTTGGTGGGTACATTGAACAGACATAGGAAAAAAATTCCAATCTTGGGAACCTTCAGATTTTTTGTTCCGAAGTCAATAAATTCAGCATTGAGTTAGCTCATATAGGCTCTTTCAGGTACCAATTGAATGTTACCTTTAGCCTCAGACAAGAATGGGCTGCACTTCCCCCAGAACATTATATGCACAGGATTCATCAAGATGTTAATATATATATGTCGTTATGTACAGGACACCTGGTTTTAAAAAATGAACGGAAAACAGAAGCCAAACATTATATGTAATCCTGCAAATACGTAGTTCACAAAGATGATATGGCTCACGAAGACCTTAAAGAGAATTGGTCCAACATCTCAAGGGATGCATCCGATATAACGTTGCAAACCCTGCAGTATGTCCTATACATGCAGACATTATTTACTGATATGGTGGTATATTGGTATGGATGGTTAAATCGTTCTTGCAACAAATCTTAGTTGATATGAATTTTGAAAATAATGCCGCAAGTGCCTTGAAAAATGGTGGAATTCTTGCCACAATGTGCAGTTCAGTGAGGAACAACACCAGGTTTCATTTTTATTACtggtattttttttccttttgcttgAAATACTAGTCAGGAACTCAGGATTATATTTTGAGGTGAATGAAAAGGAACAAAATACAATTAGTCAGGATCATATTTAGCTGTCTAAGACAAGCCATAGCTCACGAGAGACATAGTCAAGAAAATTAGGCCAACAGCAATGGATACAGAAGATATTGGACCAGTAGACACTAGTACTAAGCAATGCACTGATTATTTAATGAACTACAATGCTATTGCTTATTTTCTTGGAGCGCAACATAAAAGTATGGTTGAAAACAAATCTTGGACCAGTTACTCACtggatgatgatgataacaCTGAATCTGCAAAGATTGAGTGCTCAGTCGACAGCAAACAGTTACTCACCACATCATGGCAAACTTGATCACAGAATAAGACTAATTGGttttgttctcttttcttttctttatttttgcaCTAAGGCAATACTTGCCTGGAAACATCGGTGGAATAATAGCCCGTAATTCAGCAGGTGAAGGCAAGACAACCCAATCCTTGAACTGAAAGATATACAGCAACAGTAACAGCAATAACTTATATATGTGCTGTTTTTCAGACATGCTTTCCCAGTTATCATAAACAATTTCCAATCATGTTGCTAAGGTGGCTAACGCAGAGCTAAAACAAGTGATCAAATCTATTTTCCCAGTTCTGATAGCTCAACTAACCAAAGTTTGATGTAGTGTGCGCCGCAGCTGGTAGTGTGTAAGGAATAACTCTATGCAGTAGATTCATTACTAACCAAGGAAAATGTGGAGGCATGTGCATTATGTAGAAGAGAGAATAATTACTTCAAAGTAATTGTATTTCATACAGGCTAGGCAAGTTAAGCTTAGGACAGTAATAAATCAAAGCAAAATTCAGACAACCTATTCCAGGATGTCTTCATCTATCTCAATCGGAATGATCTCCCCATCATCGAACTGATCCTTCCTAGGCGGTGCTGGAGGGGCAAAAAGGCGTGGTGGGCCAGTTCCCTTCTTCTTGTTGCGGGGCCTTGCCTGAAATAATCAGACAGCTAAATAAATAAGGATTGCAGCACAAAAATGGGAGACATTATGCTGGACTGGAGCACTCACATTGCCATATGAATGGTTGAACCTTTTGCCCCTTTTCGTCTTCTTGTCCCCTCTCCCACAGTAGACTGTGAGCAAGGGCAAATAAAGTTCAAATCTTCAGTTCATAGGGCCATCAATATTGACATAATCAGAAGCCAAAAAGATTGTGCCCCAGTTGGCCTTTGGTAGTCGGAGATAGAGAACTCTGCCATTGTGATTTCAGAACTTAAATTGAATTTCCGATTTATTACCAGAATACCAGTATTTTCTTAGAAGTACATGCATCTTTGTATTAAATCGGAAAGCGATTTTTTACAACAGGTCTGAGGCAAGTGGCATCACCACATCAGAGAATACCAAAACTTTTAAAAAATagagataaaagaaaaataagctAAACCTAACTGACTTGTTTACTACCCATTCCTTAAACACCATCAAGAAATTTGTATCTGCCAGCACTCCATTACTTTTTATACGGCACATACACATTTCAAGATTAAAACAATATAAACTTCGAGCAACTAGCAGTCTACTAACATGTAAATTTTCTGATGCAATTAGATTCGTATTTGAATGCTATTTCCTATTATTATGATTTTGTTGCTATGGATAATAGGATATGGGAGAAGTTGACAGCCCAAGCATCAAAGATCGCATTGGGTCAAACTACATTTATATATTCAAATGGAAATGGAAGGACTAAATGTTTAATAAATTACTAGAAGTAGTGTTTAGTTCACTGGACCATCAGTACTTGTAATCAGATAGAGAACAAAAATCCGAAGCAGCTTTTCATCATTAgatattaatttataatttgagTTGAATTTCTAATTACTAGTATCTTGTTTGAAGTATATCCGTATTCCGTGTATATCAAAATCTCGTACTAAAGCAGAAATCAAGTTTTTGCAAAAGCTCCAAGGTCATtggcatcagaggccagcaaaACCTTACACagaggaaataaaaaaaaataagctAAAGACTTGTTCACCACCCATTCCTGGCATCATATCAGGTGAACATTGATTAAATAATTTTGCACGTATCAACTAATAGGAAAATGCTTGATAAACTAGTAGTAGTTTCTAGTTCATACACATCACCCACAACCCCTTATATCGATTGTTGAACaatcttattttttttctcgaatacgcaatATTGTTGAACAATCTTATCAGTAATTAATCCAGCTGGACCGATCGAAGGTACAAAAACCCTACCTTCGCTAGGGAGTCCACTCAACTCAATTGACAGATTCCGACTTGAACAATTTAGACAGAGAAGGAAAATATCCATCATTCCAATCCATCCCCAATTGAACTTGAGAATTCCACAAATGCCAGCCCACGCATTGCTCTTGAAATGTGCATACAGGAGACTACCTCAAACGAACAGGCAGTGAGGGGCTTAATTTACCGTCAAGAACTGGAGTGACGGCAGCCGACGTGacggcgccgacggcgagggtggCGCGGGCACGGGGGGAGGCAGTTGCGGCAGTGAGCGCGTAGGAGGAGGTGGAGAcagaggaggagacggcgccGTGGTGGTGGATTGGAAGGGCGGTGGTGGACATGGCCATGCCCTGGATGGCGAGCAGCGCCATGGCACTGGGAGGAGCGAGCGCACAGGCACAGGGAAGAGGAGTGCTGGAATGGTGGAAGGATCAGGTTGGATAATAATAAGGATAATAAAAAGAGGACAGTGTTTGGGCTGGGCTCGCAGAGGGAGAAACGGGCTGAGCTGAGCTAGGCCGGGCTCCACTCCTAGGATGGGCTGAGACGGGCCACAAGTGATCTTATGGGCCGTCACTGTGATGCTTCTTAgatttctagaaaaaaaaatgctttTTACCTCCCGCAGCTATTGCAAAAGTCTGTTTTTTTTCTCCCTTATCTATAGAACAGAACACAATGCTCTCTTGTCTCTCTAAAACCGGACACATGACCTCCATGTCTGTTTTCCTCaatgatttttctatttttcttttataattgtttCGATtgcatattaaaaaaataacaatcaatcacaaaaaatcataaatagaaaatctaattttgttggactccacatgagtagatctatgcagtaagtttttgctgtagcttTAAGTGTATACTATCAATAATTAATTCATAGCTACAGTTCCATAGTCCAAttattgtgaaatttttatagtgggCTAATGATTACATGCTCGAACTATACTAAAAATTTTATGCTCATTGAATCAATGTATGCCTCAGTTATAGTTACTTGTTTCTATCGGcaggttttctatttttcttttaattgGCTGAATAattgaaaaatcaaaaaatgaaaaatttaatTTTATTGGACCCCACATGAGTATATCTATACGGTGAACATATGATATGGTATACTTTACCATAAATTTTTTGCTATCACTTTAAATTTATACTTTTTAGTAATTAGTTCATAGCTACAGTTTTATAATCCAACTATGGTGAAATTTTGATGGTGAGCTAATGATtaaatttcatactcattggatttatctaggtttatctatagatttatctagacAAAGATCCATAATTGGACTATAAAAATTTAACCATAATTGGACTATAAAAATGTAGCTATGAATTAATTACCTGCAAGTATATATTAAAGCTACAACAAAAATGTTGtgctaaagtataccatatcaTATGTTTATTGTATAGATTTACTCATGTTGtgtccaacaaaattagatttttcattttatgattttttataatttactataatctttcaaaaattcaaccgaagtaaacataaaagaaaaacaacGAGGGAGGAGGTTATTTGTTCAATTTTAAAGAGATGATGGAGCAGTTATGCCCGGTTTTGTAGTTGTGCGAGGAAAAATGGACTTCTACGTTATTCGGGGAGGTAAAGTAGACTTTTTCCTAGACTAGCATAGTGCTTGTGCATTGGTACGAGTATTTTAAATTTTACGTGCCCATACCTACATGGGGCCACTAGTTTTTTGTAACactcaaaatttaaattttgtttgaattcaaaataaaCTTTATTCAAATGGTGTTTGTGtttaacaaaaaaagaaaattttcttcactcctttttctcctTTCAGCCCGACCCACCTCATCTTCCCTCTACCTCTCTACTCTCTCCCGTTCGGCCCATAACCCCATCTGGCCCAGCAGCCCACCCCatctccccctctcctctctcgctTACAGGCGGGGCccgtgtaacatcccaaaaatttactaaaataaatcacgcgctaaagttgtgtttcgtcgttgagctcgactcccccttaaaccctgaaccctagtcCCGGAATTTTCTTCTCCTaaacaacccgacaccc from Panicum virgatum strain AP13 chromosome 7N, P.virgatum_v5, whole genome shotgun sequence includes the following:
- the LOC120682078 gene encoding uncharacterized protein LOC120682078, with product MPTLRRRNPDVPVKALEGIVSANTFLTVAVFIGITGTITPSATIPPACVAGDDIARNFFLFEILSFGFYLLSSLVAQGMKLAVTLLAADEFYGDGEQKPPPSDDCEEMPAWRASGPRERRRAVLRIAQPMMLLAAGCSIMGTFFLLLSMVDAIQLKFGLVSCGIPLAVGATFALSGLVVGGLLFYGSTVAYALTYYLP
- the LOC120682082 gene encoding 30S ribosomal protein S31, chloroplastic-like; protein product: MALLAIQGMAMSTTALPIHHHGAVSSSVSTSSYALTAATASPRARATLAVGAVTSAAVTPVLDVYCGRGDKKTKRGKRFNHSYGNARPRNKKKGTGPPRLFAPPAPPRKDQFDDGEIIPIEIDEDILE